The proteins below are encoded in one region of Chitinophagales bacterium:
- the purB gene encoding adenylosuccinate lyase: protein MQLQELTAVSPIDGRYRNKTAALSNYFSEYALIRYRVLVEVRYLLALASDIPALNELKKHSDSIAAIAENFSLADAEVIKATEKITNHDVKAVEYFVKEKLERLGLSAYKEFVHFGLTSQDINNTAIPLSIKDFFAEVLVPNTQKLVAQLAQMADSWQHIPMLAHTHGQPASPTKLGKEIQVFVERIQKQLNELQRIPNAAKFGGATGNFNAHKVAFPNTDWKQFAENFVNADLGLHRSTYTTQIEHYDYLAAQMDALKRINNILIDLCRDVWTYISMEYFKQKVNKNEVGSSAMPHKVNPIDFENAEGNLGVANALLEHFAAKLPISRLQRDLTDSTVLRNVGVPMGHIAIAIASIEKGLGKLLLNEAKLHSDLEANWAVVAEAIQTVLRRENYPNPYEKLKELTRGAEGITRESIALFIQSLEVSETVKSELSAITPFNYTGI from the coding sequence ATGCAATTACAAGAACTTACTGCAGTTTCTCCCATAGATGGACGTTATAGAAATAAAACAGCAGCGCTTTCAAACTACTTTTCGGAATATGCACTTATTCGCTACCGCGTGTTGGTAGAAGTGCGTTATTTGCTGGCATTGGCATCAGATATTCCCGCATTGAATGAATTGAAAAAGCATAGCGATAGTATTGCTGCCATTGCCGAAAATTTTTCGTTGGCAGATGCCGAAGTAATAAAAGCAACCGAAAAAATTACCAACCACGATGTAAAGGCAGTTGAGTATTTTGTAAAAGAAAAGTTAGAAAGACTGGGGCTTTCGGCATACAAAGAATTTGTACACTTTGGGCTTACTTCGCAGGATATAAATAATACGGCAATTCCACTTTCTATAAAAGATTTTTTTGCAGAAGTATTAGTGCCCAATACTCAAAAATTAGTAGCGCAATTGGCTCAAATGGCAGATAGTTGGCAGCACATTCCAATGTTGGCACATACACATGGGCAACCGGCTTCGCCTACCAAACTTGGAAAAGAAATACAGGTATTTGTAGAGCGTATTCAAAAGCAATTAAACGAATTGCAGCGCATACCCAATGCAGCTAAATTTGGTGGCGCTACCGGAAATTTTAATGCACATAAAGTGGCGTTCCCCAATACAGATTGGAAACAGTTTGCCGAAAATTTTGTGAATGCAGATTTGGGATTACATCGCAGCACTTACACCACACAAATTGAACATTACGATTACTTGGCTGCACAAATGGATGCGCTCAAGAGAATCAACAATATTCTTATAGACCTATGCCGCGATGTTTGGACATACATAAGTATGGAGTATTTTAAGCAAAAGGTAAACAAGAACGAAGTAGGCAGCAGTGCCATGCCGCACAAAGTAAATCCAATAGATTTCGAAAATGCCGAAGGCAATTTGGGCGTGGCAAATGCACTGTTGGAGCACTTTGCTGCCAAGTTGCCCATTAGTCGTTTGCAGCGCGATCTCACAGATTCTACGGTCTTGCGCAATGTAGGCGTACCAATGGGGCACATAGCCATTGCCATAGCTTCTATAGAAAAAGGCTTGGGCAAATTATTGTTGAATGAAGCTAAGTTACACAGCGATTTGGAAGCCAATTGGGCAGTAGTGGCAGAGGCCATACAAACGGTTCTACGTAGAGAAAATTATCCGAATCCTTACGAAAAATTAAAGGAGTTAACCAGAGGAGCCGAGGGCATTACCCGCGAAAGCATTGCTTTATTCATTCAAAGCTTAGAAGTAAGCGAAACTGTAAAGAGCGAGTTAAGCGCCATTACTCCGTTTAACTATACGGGCATTTAA
- a CDS encoding LD-carboxypeptidase, whose protein sequence is MQVCLMLLTPDFLQKGDAIYILSTARSISEEEIQPAVQLFESWGFNTIIGKTIGVAEHQFAGDAALRLKDFQTAIAHPQAKAIFCARGGYGTVQIMDKIDFSPLLKQPKWIIGFSDVTYLHALINQCLGIKTIHALMASTLATATEEAKHSLHQVLSGIKTAYTFPPHPLNRQGIAEAIVTGGNLSILYSLTGTQTVMDNHKKILFIEDLDEYLYHIDRMLWNLKRANKIQQLSALLCGGFTEMKDNTIPFGQAAEEIIAAHLQPFSFPIAFNFPAGHIANNCALVLGNNYRLKVETQQSVLEMC, encoded by the coding sequence GTGCAGGTTTGCCTAATGCTGCTTACACCCGATTTTCTACAAAAAGGCGATGCCATATACATTCTCAGCACCGCCCGTTCTATTTCCGAAGAAGAAATACAGCCCGCTGTTCAACTCTTCGAAAGCTGGGGATTTAATACCATTATTGGAAAAACTATTGGTGTGGCCGAACATCAATTTGCCGGAGATGCAGCACTTCGACTAAAAGATTTTCAAACAGCAATTGCACACCCGCAAGCAAAAGCCATTTTTTGTGCCCGCGGAGGCTATGGCACGGTACAGATAATGGATAAAATTGATTTTTCACCCTTGCTAAAGCAACCTAAATGGATTATAGGTTTTAGCGATGTAACTTACCTGCATGCTCTCATCAACCAGTGCTTAGGCATAAAAACCATACATGCACTTATGGCATCTACCTTGGCAACTGCCACCGAAGAAGCCAAACACTCGCTGCACCAAGTACTTTCAGGTATAAAAACAGCCTACACTTTTCCACCGCATCCACTTAACAGGCAGGGCATTGCCGAAGCCATAGTTACCGGAGGAAACTTATCTATTTTGTATTCACTTACCGGCACACAAACCGTTATGGACAATCACAAAAAAATACTGTTTATTGAAGATTTAGACGAGTATCTATATCATATAGACCGCATGCTTTGGAACTTAAAACGCGCCAATAAAATACAGCAACTCAGCGCCTTACTGTGCGGAGGTTTTACTGAAATGAAAGACAATACCATACCGTTTGGTCAAGCAGCCGAAGAAATTATTGCAGCCCACTTGCAGCCATTTTCATTTCCAATTGCGTTTAATTTTCCTGCAGGGCATATTGCTAATAACTGCGCCCTTGTTTTGGGCAATAATTACCGCCTGAAAGTAGAAACACAACAATCGGTATTGGAAATGTGCTAA
- a CDS encoding methylmalonyl-CoA mutase → MSEKKLATDSGIEIKRVYEPQTLLPEQPGEFPFTRGVHSEMYRSKLWTMRQYAGFSTAEASNERYHYLLKQGVMGLSVAFDLPTQIGYDSDHPLAEGEVGKVGVAISSIEDMRTLFNGIKLEDVSTSMTINASGFILLALYIAVAKEQGADIKKLNGTIQNDILKEYAARGTYIYPPKPSMRIITDIFEYCHREVPKWNTISISGYHIREAGSTAVQEIAFTLSNGKAYCQAAIEKGLNINKFGQRLSFFFNAHNNFFEEIAKFRAARRMWAKITAELGATEPRAQMLRFHTQTGGSTLTAQQPQNNIVRVSLQALAAVLGGTQSLHTNGYDEALSLPTAEAAKLALRTQQIIGYESGVTHTVDPLAGSHFVEALTNEIEAEAWKYIAHIDKMGGAVSAIEQGFMQQEIARASYEYQKGIENGSKIIVGVNKFQEAEQAHENVFKIDDSIRIKQSEKLAALRANRQPELFKQSIEAIAQAAKDGSNLMPHVVQAVENNCTLGEIADTLRNIFGEHKG, encoded by the coding sequence ATGAGCGAAAAAAAATTAGCCACCGATTCCGGCATTGAAATAAAACGTGTGTATGAACCGCAAACGCTTTTACCGGAGCAACCGGGCGAATTTCCATTTACCAGAGGCGTACACAGCGAAATGTATCGCAGCAAGCTATGGACCATGCGCCAATATGCAGGATTCTCCACTGCCGAAGCCAGCAACGAGCGCTACCACTATTTATTGAAACAAGGTGTAATGGGGTTAAGCGTGGCTTTCGACCTACCAACCCAAATTGGCTACGATAGCGACCATCCGCTTGCCGAAGGCGAAGTAGGCAAAGTGGGCGTTGCCATTTCCAGCATAGAAGATATGCGCACACTTTTCAACGGCATAAAGCTCGAAGATGTTTCAACATCTATGACCATTAACGCCTCCGGCTTTATATTGCTGGCACTCTACATTGCCGTGGCAAAAGAACAAGGTGCAGATATAAAAAAGCTAAATGGCACCATACAAAATGATATCCTGAAAGAATATGCAGCACGCGGCACATACATTTATCCTCCCAAACCCAGCATGCGCATTATTACCGATATTTTTGAATACTGCCACCGCGAAGTACCTAAATGGAATACCATTTCTATTAGCGGCTACCATATTCGCGAGGCAGGCTCCACCGCAGTACAAGAAATTGCCTTTACATTAAGCAACGGAAAAGCATATTGCCAAGCTGCCATAGAAAAAGGACTAAACATCAATAAATTTGGGCAGCGCCTCAGTTTTTTCTTTAATGCACACAACAATTTTTTTGAAGAAATTGCAAAATTCCGTGCAGCCCGCAGAATGTGGGCAAAGATTACGGCAGAACTTGGCGCCACCGAGCCGCGGGCGCAAATGCTGCGCTTTCACACACAAACAGGCGGCAGCACCCTCACCGCACAACAGCCTCAAAACAATATTGTACGCGTATCACTACAAGCCCTGGCTGCTGTACTCGGAGGCACACAATCGCTCCACACCAACGGCTACGATGAAGCCCTGAGTTTACCAACTGCCGAAGCCGCCAAATTAGCATTGCGCACCCAACAAATTATTGGTTACGAAAGTGGCGTAACCCACACCGTAGATCCATTGGCAGGCTCCCATTTTGTAGAAGCACTTACCAACGAAATTGAAGCCGAAGCCTGGAAATATATTGCCCACATTGATAAGATGGGAGGAGCCGTAAGCGCCATAGAACAAGGATTTATGCAGCAAGAAATTGCACGCGCTTCTTATGAATATCAAAAAGGAATAGAAAATGGAAGCAAAATTATTGTAGGCGTAAACAAGTTTCAAGAAGCAGAGCAAGCACACGAAAACGTGTTTAAAATAGACGATTCCATAAGAATAAAACAAAGCGAAAAGTTAGCTGCGCTAAGAGCCAACCGCCAACCGGAATTGTTTAAGCAAAGTATAGAAGCCATAGCCCAAGCCGCCAAAGACGGTTCCAACCTAATGCCACACGTAGTGCAAGCCGTAGAAAACAACTGCACACTAGGCGAAATTGCCGATACACTCCGCAATATTTTTGGAGAACATAAAGGCTAA